The Candidatus Rokuibacteriota bacterium genome segment GCGGGCAGCGTGGCCCCGGTCACGAGAATGGACCGGAGACGGAAGCGTCCGCCGGCGAGCAGGCGGCGCACGACCAGCGAGCCCTCCGCGACGAAGAGGCCAGCGGGCACCCGGCTGTCGAGCCGGGGCAGATGACGGTAGGGCGCGACCCTCGGATCCTCGGGGTCGTCGATGGACTCGATGCGGGGAAAAGCCATGGGCCCCCATGGTGCCCCGAGGGGAGAAGCAAGGGAAGAGGCAGGCACTGCACAAGGCCTTCAAGACGGCGGTGAGCGGCCGGCCGGGCCCGGTGCACGTCGACCTGTCCCTCACCATCCAGGCCGAGCGCGCGGACCTGGAGGTGCCCGACCCGAGCCTGCACCGGGTGCCCGGGCGCCAGCGCGGCGACGCCCAGCAGATCCTCCGGGCGGCGGAGCTGCTCGCCGGCGCCCGCCGTC includes the following:
- a CDS encoding thiamine pyrophosphate-binding protein, with the translated sequence MVPRGEKQGKRQALHKAFKTAVSGRPGPVHVDLSLTIQAERADLEVPDPSLHRVPGRQRGDAQQILRAAELLAGARRPVIVCGSGAKMSGASAEVLALAEHLAAPVGCAHRGKGVIPEDHPLALGLVGAEAR